Proteins from a single region of Terriglobales bacterium:
- the murG gene encoding undecaprenyldiphospho-muramoylpentapeptide beta-N-acetylglucosaminyltransferase, whose protein sequence is MRAILAGGGTGGHVIPALAIAQELRSRYSAEVLFVGTARGIETRLVPPAGFRLELVQVGALKGVSLATRARTLFDLPRAVVRSGRILADFRPQVVIGVGGYASGPAMLAAALSGIPTLAFEPNVVPGFANRLLAPMVAAAAVHFPQTAHWFRDAVVTGVPVRRQFFAIPQRPAGAPPTLLAFGGSQGASALNRTLVAALPALLRAIPGLHILHQTGERDYNDAQAAYLQAGISAEVSPFIDDMPGAFARADLLLCRSGASTVAEVTAAGKPAVFVPFPRAADDHQRRNAEALAQAGAALVIPEAGLTAERLVETVSKLLGDRARLAQMGAAARRLAHPDAAAEIAAMAARLAAGN, encoded by the coding sequence ATGCGCGCGATCCTGGCGGGAGGCGGCACCGGCGGGCACGTGATCCCTGCCCTGGCCATCGCCCAGGAACTGCGCTCCCGCTATTCCGCCGAAGTGCTTTTCGTGGGCACCGCCCGCGGCATCGAGACCCGCCTGGTGCCGCCCGCCGGCTTCCGCCTGGAGCTGGTGCAGGTGGGCGCGCTCAAGGGCGTCAGCCTGGCCACTCGCGCCCGCACCCTCTTCGACCTGCCCCGCGCCGTGGTGCGCTCCGGGCGCATTCTGGCGGACTTCCGCCCCCAGGTGGTGATCGGGGTGGGCGGCTATGCCTCCGGCCCCGCCATGCTGGCCGCGGCGCTCTCCGGCATTCCCACCTTAGCCTTCGAGCCCAACGTCGTTCCCGGCTTCGCCAACCGCCTTCTCGCGCCCATGGTCGCCGCCGCCGCGGTGCATTTCCCCCAGACCGCGCACTGGTTCCGTGACGCCGTGGTCACGGGCGTGCCCGTGCGCCGGCAGTTCTTCGCCATCCCGCAGCGCCCCGCGGGCGCGCCGCCCACCCTGCTGGCCTTCGGCGGCAGCCAGGGCGCCAGCGCCCTCAACCGCACGCTGGTGGCCGCGCTCCCGGCGCTGCTGCGCGCGATTCCCGGCTTGCACATCCTCCACCAGACCGGCGAGCGCGACTATAATGACGCCCAGGCGGCATACCTGCAGGCGGGGATTTCGGCGGAAGTCTCTCCCTTTATCGACGACATGCCCGGGGCCTTTGCCCGCGCCGACCTGCTGCTCTGCCGTTCCGGCGCCAGCACCGTGGCCGAGGTGACGGCGGCGGGCAAGCCCGCGGTCTTCGTCCCGTTTCCCCGCGCCGCCGACGACCACCAGCGCCGCAACGCCGAGGCCCTGGCCCAGGCGGGAGCGGCTCTGGTCATCCCGGAGGCGGGATTGACCGCGGAGCGCCTGGTGGAGACGGTGTCGAAGCTGTTGGGTGACCGCGCGCGGCTGGCGCAGATGGGCGCCGCCGCCCGCCGGCTGGCCCATCCCGACGCCGCCGCGGAGATCGCCGCCATGGCCGCGCGGTTGGCGGCAGGGAACTAG
- the ftsW gene encoding putative lipid II flippase FtsW, whose product MAKRVSVDKTLFTVTVLLVFVGLVMVFSASAVMAQERYGSAYTFLLRQLAWAVVGMTVMVLVMNLDYRRWKHPAVVFSLLGVTTLMLVAVFFLDRAHNTHRWFHLGPLSFQPSELAKPVLILFLAYFLESRTKSMDDWRGTLLPAAVPSLVFAALIIKQPDLGTGLACLAVTAVVLFVAGIRLRYFAYPAIALIPLFYFLVIRVQWRYERILAFLNPYSDPLGRGFHIIQSLIAVGTGGFAGVGLMEGKQKLFYLPEPHTDFIFAVIAEELGLVGAVAVVALFAVFLARGMRAALRAQDPFARFLAVGITAMVVVQALINISVVLGLLPTKGIPLPFISYGGSSLFVTLASVGVLLNITQHTE is encoded by the coding sequence ATGGCTAAGCGCGTCAGTGTCGACAAGACGCTTTTCACGGTGACGGTGCTGCTGGTCTTCGTCGGCCTGGTGATGGTCTTCAGCGCCTCCGCCGTCATGGCCCAGGAGCGCTACGGCTCCGCCTACACCTTCCTGCTGCGGCAACTGGCTTGGGCGGTGGTGGGCATGACCGTGATGGTGCTGGTCATGAACCTCGACTACCGCCGCTGGAAGCATCCCGCGGTGGTCTTCTCCCTGCTGGGCGTGACCACGCTCATGCTGGTGGCGGTCTTCTTCCTCGACCGCGCCCACAACACCCACCGCTGGTTCCACCTGGGACCGCTCTCCTTCCAGCCCTCCGAACTGGCCAAGCCCGTCCTCATCCTCTTCCTGGCCTATTTCCTGGAGAGCCGCACCAAGTCCATGGACGACTGGCGAGGCACCCTGCTGCCCGCGGCCGTGCCCTCGCTAGTCTTCGCCGCGCTCATCATCAAGCAGCCCGACCTGGGTACCGGGCTGGCCTGCCTGGCGGTGACCGCCGTGGTCCTGTTCGTGGCCGGCATCCGCCTGCGCTACTTCGCTTACCCGGCGATCGCCCTCATCCCGCTCTTCTACTTCCTGGTCATTCGCGTGCAATGGCGCTACGAGCGCATCCTCGCCTTCCTGAATCCCTACTCCGATCCCCTGGGCCGCGGCTTCCACATCATCCAGTCGCTGATCGCGGTGGGTACCGGCGGCTTCGCCGGGGTGGGCCTGATGGAAGGCAAGCAGAAACTCTTCTACCTCCCCGAGCCCCACACCGACTTCATCTTCGCGGTCATCGCCGAGGAATTGGGTCTGGTGGGCGCCGTGGCCGTGGTCGCGCTGTTCGCCGTGTTCCTGGCGCGGGGCATGCGCGCCGCCCTGCGCGCCCAGGACCCCTTCGCCCGCTTCCTGGCCGTGGGCATCACCGCCATGGTGGTGGTGCAGGCGCTGATCAACATCAGCGTGGTGCTGGGCTTGCTGCCCACCAAGGGTATCCCCTTGCCCTTCATCTCCTACGGCGGCTCGTCGCTGTTCGTGACCCTGGCCAGCGTGGGGGTGTTGCTCAACATCACCCAGCACACGGAGTGA
- the murD gene encoding UDP-N-acetylmuramoyl-L-alanine--D-glutamate ligase: MEVKGKRILVVGLGKSGVAAALFLEAHGARVTVSDAKTEEELRSEIPALLDKGITVEAGGHGDRTFRDQDLIVVSPGVPYEIAQLQQARSQGVPVIGEVELASRFLKGHLVAITGSNGKTTTTALTGEVISMGGYESLVGGNIGTPAISLVEESTDDTYNVLEISSFQLETIESFHPQIAVVLNVTPDHLDRHRSLQAYISAKARIFENQTRDDYAVLNADDPTCLRLADDCRAHTRFFSRKGELKHGAYVKEGKIYWREEESGEQEIMPVAGITLKGAHNLENVLAAVCVGRLVNVEPHRIRRAVEEFKAVEHRLEFVANIRGVDYYNDSKATNVDATTKALESFSSGIHIILGGKDKGSDYSVLNPLLKSRAKRVYTIGAAAAKIESQIAGAAEIVHAETLENAVRRAAEAAAPGDVVLLAPACASFDQFENYEHRGRVFKEAVAALAAKSAGKTGPEAKGGAA; this comes from the coding sequence ATGGAAGTCAAAGGCAAGCGCATCCTGGTGGTGGGGCTGGGCAAGTCGGGGGTGGCGGCGGCGCTGTTCCTCGAGGCGCACGGCGCCCGCGTCACCGTCTCCGACGCCAAAACCGAGGAGGAGCTGCGCAGCGAGATCCCCGCCCTGCTCGACAAGGGCATCACCGTCGAGGCCGGCGGCCACGGCGACCGCACCTTCCGCGACCAGGACCTCATCGTGGTCTCCCCCGGCGTGCCCTACGAGATCGCGCAACTGCAGCAAGCCCGCTCCCAGGGCGTGCCCGTCATCGGCGAAGTGGAATTGGCCTCCCGCTTCCTCAAGGGCCACCTCGTGGCCATCACCGGCTCCAACGGCAAGACCACCACCACCGCCTTGACCGGTGAGGTCATCTCTATGGGCGGCTACGAATCGCTGGTGGGCGGCAACATCGGCACCCCCGCCATCTCCCTGGTCGAGGAGTCCACCGACGACACCTACAACGTGCTGGAGATCTCCAGCTTCCAGCTCGAGACCATCGAGAGCTTCCATCCGCAGATCGCGGTGGTGCTCAACGTCACTCCCGACCACCTCGACCGTCACCGCAGCCTGCAGGCGTACATCTCGGCCAAGGCGCGCATCTTCGAGAACCAGACCCGCGACGACTACGCCGTGCTCAACGCCGACGATCCCACCTGCCTGCGCCTGGCCGACGACTGCCGCGCCCACACCCGCTTCTTCAGCCGCAAGGGCGAACTCAAGCATGGCGCCTACGTGAAGGAAGGGAAGATCTACTGGCGCGAGGAGGAGAGCGGCGAGCAGGAGATCATGCCCGTCGCCGGCATCACCCTCAAGGGGGCGCACAATCTGGAGAACGTGCTGGCGGCCGTCTGTGTGGGCCGCCTGGTCAACGTCGAGCCCCACCGCATCCGCCGCGCGGTGGAGGAGTTCAAGGCGGTCGAGCACCGCCTGGAGTTCGTCGCCAACATCCGCGGCGTCGACTATTACAACGACTCCAAGGCCACCAACGTGGACGCCACCACCAAGGCCTTGGAATCCTTCTCCTCCGGCATCCACATCATCCTGGGCGGCAAGGACAAGGGCAGCGACTACTCCGTGCTCAACCCGCTGCTGAAGTCGCGCGCCAAGCGCGTGTATACCATCGGCGCCGCCGCGGCGAAGATCGAGTCGCAGATCGCCGGGGCCGCTGAGATCGTCCACGCCGAAACCCTGGAGAACGCGGTGCGGCGCGCTGCCGAAGCCGCCGCCCCCGGCGACGTGGTGCTGCTGGCGCCTGCCTGCGCCAGCTTCGACCAGTTCGAGAACTACGAGCACCGCGGCCGCGTTTTCAAGGAAGCCGTGGCTGCCCTGGCCGCCAAGTCCGCCGGCAAGACCGGGCCCGAGGCGAAGGGAGGGGCCGCCTGA
- the mraY gene encoding phospho-N-acetylmuramoyl-pentapeptide-transferase: MLYWLLYEQLFRYFSPFRIFRFLTFRTAFASLTALFMGLVVGPAVIRQLREFQIGQFIREEGPAAHHKKAGTPTMGGVLIAISIVVPTLLWADLSNMFVWLAVLATLAFGSIGFADDYLKVVHHRNLGLTARTKLALQVLTSVLLATGLVLLQASGDYSTHLIVPFFKKFRPDLVITGLTHNPHLWPLAFLPFILFVVLVVVGSSNAVNLTDGLDGLAIGCTVIAAGALTILTYVSGHAVFAGYLDLEHMPQVGELTVFCGAMVGASIGFLWYNAHPAEIFMGDVGSLALGGAIGTIAVIIKQELLLPFIGGVFVLEALSVILQVASYKLRKKRIFKMAPLHHHFELLGWSESKIIVRFWIASLVFALFALTTLKLR; the protein is encoded by the coding sequence TTGCTCTACTGGCTGCTCTACGAACAACTGTTCCGGTATTTCTCGCCCTTCCGCATCTTCCGCTTCCTCACCTTTCGCACCGCTTTTGCCAGCCTGACGGCGCTGTTCATGGGTTTGGTGGTGGGCCCCGCCGTCATCCGCCAGTTGCGCGAGTTCCAGATCGGCCAGTTCATCCGCGAGGAAGGCCCCGCCGCCCACCACAAGAAGGCGGGCACGCCCACCATGGGCGGGGTGCTGATCGCCATCTCCATCGTCGTTCCCACGCTGCTGTGGGCGGACCTCAGCAACATGTTCGTGTGGCTGGCGGTGCTGGCCACCCTGGCCTTCGGCTCCATCGGCTTTGCCGACGACTATCTGAAGGTGGTGCACCACCGCAACCTCGGCCTGACCGCCCGCACCAAGCTGGCGCTGCAGGTCCTGACCAGCGTGCTGCTGGCCACCGGCCTGGTTCTGCTGCAGGCCAGCGGCGACTATTCCACCCACCTCATCGTTCCCTTCTTCAAGAAGTTCCGCCCCGACCTGGTCATCACCGGCCTGACCCACAATCCCCATCTCTGGCCGCTGGCCTTCCTGCCCTTCATCCTCTTCGTGGTGCTGGTGGTGGTGGGCTCGTCGAACGCGGTGAACCTGACCGACGGGCTGGACGGGCTGGCCATCGGCTGCACCGTGATCGCCGCCGGCGCGCTCACCATCCTCACCTACGTCAGCGGCCACGCCGTCTTCGCCGGCTACCTCGACCTGGAACACATGCCCCAGGTAGGCGAATTGACCGTCTTCTGCGGTGCCATGGTGGGCGCCAGCATCGGCTTCCTGTGGTACAACGCCCACCCCGCCGAGATCTTCATGGGCGACGTGGGCTCCCTGGCCCTGGGAGGCGCCATCGGCACGATCGCCGTCATCATCAAGCAGGAATTGCTGCTGCCCTTCATCGGCGGGGTCTTCGTGCTGGAGGCGCTCTCCGTCATCCTGCAGGTGGCCTCCTACAAGCTGCGCAAGAAGCGCATCTTCAAGATGGCCCCCCTGCACCACCACTTCGAGCTCCTGGGCTGGTCGGAATCCAAGATCATCGTGCGCTTCTGGATCGCCAGCCTGGTGTTTGCACTCTTTGCTCTGACGACCTTGAAGTTGCGCTGA